A portion of the Streptomyces erythrochromogenes genome contains these proteins:
- a CDS encoding DNRLRE domain-containing protein produces the protein MAQETGKEVEATAERSANTTTFARPDGTFRKQIFSSAVRAKVDGQWKPIDTTLQRVKDGYAAKAVNGRVVFSAGSQAGTGERASRAVTRVSLRQDTPAEVWTDLVRLNTGGHDLVVSWPGALPQPVIDGPRALYENVRPGIDLLMTAQDGGYSHLLVVKDKQAAADPLLGQLKYRLASPDLTFHLDAQSSAVSARDGEGEEIAGSPTPMMWDSSGKVTTTDNEPAWKPTKTAQQHPTLALPGLAGAEGARLKPATATLADNTLSVTPDASMLNAAETAYPVFIDPSFKGRKHAWSLLYKTAGNSSFYNGQNYNASGTNEARVGYESTTGGTSRSIFNFDFGSQLHGVGIDSAVVRALQTYSWSCSQKQMDIYSTPYVTSSSTWNNTSGWWTWKVATEMAGYGYNSSCPDNWIAPDIKGLVAHAANSGWGALSLGFAAPNESDSYYWKKFIANGETAPYIEVTYHTPPDVPLAANMQTFPGGPCLTSGAGTGIGKTDVTFQVKGVDRDDLPQQQNLDRVQIEVWNASTGAQVYNQPLPVNSEGVVTATVPMNSFADGQKYYWLARAKDVDNWWSPGSGPLDSGGGGWCTLTVSHTIPPNPAVSSAAFPPHGDNYTEWSVNAASTPGQKINFKANGAKPEDIREYQWSLNRPLFDQKATPNAAGDAEASLQVDTAGPNVLYVRTVSKFGNISNPTQYKFLVKPRPGQDKPGDVTGDGHPDLLAVDGDGNLLTYAGDQIGDTDHYMLSAVQNSVPVAGYWKTQDGKPALIGHSTDWFPGDGLTDLIARMPDGKLYIYPGLGNSAGQFDVDRRMEILLPASAPSPATFRQIVVSEDVDGDGFADLFAVDTAGGFWIFSGYTGGSFTSYKKLADKVWAPRDLIGVRDVTGDKVPDLLFRDDANANRGLLLRKGKPGANGGVDLQSIAASVDSEGGQDYTYATTGWGRTAIPKILGTADATGDGIPDIWAVDAGGKQWLYQGRAGAIGPASGVDEDSWNTFLTIG, from the coding sequence ATGGCCCAGGAGACCGGCAAGGAGGTGGAAGCCACCGCAGAGCGCAGTGCGAACACCACGACCTTCGCCCGGCCTGACGGCACGTTCCGCAAGCAGATCTTCAGCTCTGCCGTCCGCGCCAAGGTCGACGGCCAGTGGAAGCCGATCGACACCACCCTGCAGCGTGTGAAAGACGGGTACGCGGCCAAGGCAGTCAACGGCCGAGTCGTCTTCAGCGCCGGCTCCCAGGCAGGCACCGGCGAACGAGCCTCACGCGCCGTGACCCGGGTTTCCCTGCGACAGGACACCCCCGCCGAAGTCTGGACCGACCTGGTCAGGCTGAACACCGGCGGTCACGACCTGGTCGTCAGCTGGCCCGGCGCGCTCCCCCAGCCCGTCATCGACGGGCCTCGCGCCCTCTACGAGAACGTCCGCCCAGGCATCGACCTGCTGATGACCGCACAGGACGGCGGCTACTCGCACCTGCTCGTCGTCAAGGACAAGCAGGCGGCGGCCGATCCGCTCCTGGGACAGCTGAAGTACCGCCTCGCCTCCCCCGACCTCACCTTCCACCTGGACGCCCAGTCCAGTGCGGTCAGCGCCCGCGACGGCGAGGGCGAGGAGATCGCCGGTTCGCCGACCCCGATGATGTGGGACTCCAGCGGCAAGGTCACCACCACCGACAACGAGCCGGCCTGGAAGCCGACCAAAACCGCGCAGCAGCACCCGACGCTCGCACTGCCCGGCCTCGCCGGTGCGGAAGGCGCACGGCTGAAGCCCGCGACAGCGACCCTCGCCGACAACACCCTCTCCGTCACCCCCGACGCATCCATGCTGAATGCCGCGGAGACGGCGTACCCGGTATTCATCGACCCCTCGTTCAAGGGGCGCAAGCACGCCTGGAGCCTGCTCTACAAAACGGCGGGCAACTCGAGCTTCTACAACGGGCAGAACTACAACGCGAGCGGCACCAACGAAGCCCGCGTCGGCTACGAGTCCACCACCGGCGGCACCTCCCGCTCCATCTTCAACTTCGACTTCGGCAGCCAGCTGCACGGCGTCGGCATCGACTCGGCCGTCGTCCGCGCCCTGCAGACCTACTCGTGGTCCTGCAGCCAGAAGCAGATGGACATCTACTCCACCCCGTACGTCACCTCCTCCAGCACCTGGAACAACACCAGCGGCTGGTGGACGTGGAAGGTCGCCACCGAGATGGCGGGCTACGGCTACAACAGCTCCTGCCCCGACAACTGGATCGCGCCCGACATCAAGGGCCTCGTCGCCCACGCCGCCAACAGCGGCTGGGGCGCGCTGTCCCTCGGCTTCGCCGCCCCGAACGAGTCGGACTCGTACTACTGGAAGAAGTTCATCGCCAACGGCGAGACCGCCCCGTACATCGAGGTCACCTACCACACGCCGCCGGATGTACCGCTCGCGGCGAACATGCAGACCTTCCCCGGCGGCCCGTGCCTGACCAGCGGCGCCGGCACCGGTATCGGCAAAACGGACGTGACCTTCCAGGTCAAGGGCGTCGACCGCGACGACCTGCCCCAGCAGCAGAACCTCGACCGGGTCCAGATCGAGGTGTGGAACGCCAGCACCGGAGCACAGGTCTACAACCAGCCGCTGCCGGTCAACAGCGAAGGCGTCGTCACCGCGACCGTACCCATGAACTCCTTCGCCGACGGGCAGAAGTACTACTGGCTCGCCCGGGCCAAGGATGTTGACAACTGGTGGTCGCCCGGCAGTGGGCCGCTCGACTCCGGAGGCGGCGGCTGGTGCACCCTCACCGTCAGCCACACCATCCCGCCGAACCCCGCCGTCAGCTCCGCCGCGTTCCCTCCACACGGTGACAACTACACCGAGTGGAGCGTCAACGCGGCAAGCACCCCGGGGCAAAAGATCAACTTCAAGGCCAACGGCGCCAAGCCCGAGGACATCCGCGAGTACCAGTGGAGCCTGAATCGGCCGCTCTTCGACCAGAAGGCCACCCCCAATGCGGCGGGTGACGCCGAGGCTTCCCTCCAGGTCGACACCGCCGGCCCGAACGTCCTCTACGTCCGCACCGTCAGCAAGTTCGGCAACATCTCCAACCCCACCCAGTACAAGTTCCTCGTCAAGCCCAGGCCGGGCCAGGACAAGCCGGGCGACGTCACCGGTGACGGGCATCCCGACCTCCTCGCCGTCGACGGGGACGGCAACCTCCTCACCTACGCCGGCGACCAGATCGGCGACACCGACCACTACATGCTCAGCGCCGTCCAGAACAGCGTCCCTGTGGCCGGCTACTGGAAGACGCAGGACGGCAAGCCCGCGCTCATCGGCCACTCCACGGACTGGTTCCCCGGCGACGGGCTGACCGACCTCATCGCCCGCATGCCTGACGGGAAGCTGTACATCTACCCCGGCCTCGGCAACAGCGCCGGCCAGTTCGACGTCGACCGCCGCATGGAAATTCTCCTGCCGGCAAGCGCACCCAGCCCGGCCACGTTCCGGCAGATCGTCGTCAGCGAAGACGTCGACGGTGACGGATTCGCAGACCTGTTCGCCGTCGACACCGCAGGCGGATTCTGGATCTTCTCCGGCTACACCGGCGGCAGCTTCACCTCGTACAAGAAGCTGGCCGACAAGGTCTGGGCACCGCGCGATCTCATCGGCGTTCGTGACGTCACCGGCGACAAGGTTCCAGACCTCCTCTTCCGGGACGACGCCAACGCCAACCGCGGCCTCCTCCTGCGCAAGGGCAAGCCCGGCGCCAACGGAGGTGTCGACCTGCAGTCCATCGCCGCCTCCGTCGACTCCGAAGGAGGCCAGGACTACACCTACGCCACCACCGGCTGGGGACGGACCGCCATCCCCAAGATCCTGGGCACCGCAGACGCCACCGGCGACGGCATACCCGACATCTGGGCCGTCGACGCCGGCGGCAAGCAGTGGCTCTACCAAGGCCGAGCCGGAGCCATCGGCCCCGCCTCCGGCGTCGACGAAGACAGCTGGAACACCTTCCTCACCATCGGCTGA